In the Advenella kashmirensis WT001 genome, one interval contains:
- a CDS encoding cation diffusion facilitator family transporter: protein MALDNPALDGAASILIGLTLALTALLVARETKGLLIGEAASADIRDSIVTLAESTAGVTRVNGLITVQTAPQEITVAMSLEFADALRVPELEAIVIALENKIRKGHPEVATLFIKPQAHEHYEKLKPEDDPGYIEP from the coding sequence GTGGCGCTGGACAATCCGGCACTCGATGGCGCGGCGTCGATACTGATCGGTCTTACCCTGGCCTTGACTGCACTGCTGGTGGCGCGCGAAACCAAGGGTCTGCTGATTGGCGAAGCGGCCAGCGCCGACATACGCGACTCCATTGTGACGCTGGCCGAAAGCACCGCTGGCGTAACACGCGTCAATGGCTTGATTACGGTGCAGACGGCACCACAGGAAATCACGGTTGCAATGAGCCTGGAGTTTGCCGATGCGCTGCGCGTGCCGGAACTCGAAGCGATCGTCATTGCCCTTGAAAACAAGATTCGCAAGGGACACCCCGAGGTAGCAACGCTGTTTATCAAGCCTCAAGCGCATGAACACTACGAAAAACTCAAGCCGGAAGACGACCCCGGTTATATCGAGCCCTGA
- a CDS encoding DEAD/DEAH box helicase: protein MSFDSLGLSPILLAALNKAGFTQPTPVQTEAIPKALEGKDLIVSAQTGSGKTAAFMLPSLHRIAGMPGNKGVGVQVLVLTPTRELALQVAEATKSYGVGIDDLRIATVVGGMPYGAQIKALSRRVDVLVATPGRLIDHLNARRVNLSRVHTLVLDEADRMLDMGFIEDIESIVAQTPNDRQTLMFSATFEGTVARLAADMLNNPLRIDIAGQKQKHANITQTLLYADDSGHKLRLLGHLLRDASMDQAIVFTSTKRGADALAERLEDEGFAASALHGDMNQRQRTRTLGMLQKGRLRVLVATDVAARGIDVQGISHAINFDLPMQAEDYVHRIGRTGRAGRNGQAFTLATHGERHKIRRIEQFTGQSMPAEVIAGLEPVKSAESGRGAGGGKGRSGKPNGSRQGRPGGGSREKDQARTGFGHRKGGSAPSYGAREDSRSAEGRSERARPARSYDAPRESLIDRAATSLSRNPFSSDRPRSEKSGFVKADAAPAPRKPRTEFAPAPARKPRPSTRSDGGFGGDRAPRSDKPGFARSKKKPSSSRTWA, encoded by the coding sequence ATGTCATTTGATTCTCTGGGTCTATCACCCATTCTTCTTGCTGCCCTGAACAAGGCCGGCTTCACTCAGCCCACTCCTGTGCAAACCGAAGCGATCCCCAAAGCCCTTGAAGGCAAGGATCTGATCGTCTCTGCACAAACCGGCAGCGGCAAAACTGCAGCATTCATGCTGCCCTCTTTGCACCGCATTGCCGGCATGCCTGGCAACAAAGGCGTCGGCGTACAGGTATTGGTCCTGACCCCAACCCGCGAACTGGCCCTGCAGGTTGCAGAAGCCACCAAATCATACGGTGTTGGCATTGACGATCTGCGTATCGCCACTGTAGTGGGCGGCATGCCTTACGGCGCACAGATCAAAGCGCTGTCGCGTCGTGTTGACGTGCTGGTTGCCACCCCCGGTCGTCTTATTGACCACCTGAACGCACGTCGCGTCAATCTGTCACGCGTTCATACTCTGGTGCTGGACGAAGCCGACCGCATGCTGGACATGGGCTTCATCGAAGACATCGAAAGCATTGTTGCGCAAACGCCTAATGATCGTCAGACACTGATGTTCTCTGCCACGTTCGAAGGCACCGTTGCCCGTCTGGCCGCAGACATGCTGAACAATCCGCTGCGTATCGATATCGCCGGACAGAAACAGAAACACGCCAACATTACCCAGACCCTGCTTTACGCAGATGACAGCGGTCACAAACTGCGTCTGCTGGGTCACCTGCTGCGTGATGCCTCCATGGATCAGGCCATTGTCTTTACCTCCACCAAACGCGGCGCCGATGCACTGGCCGAACGTCTGGAAGATGAAGGTTTTGCCGCCTCTGCTCTGCATGGCGACATGAACCAGCGTCAGCGCACCCGCACACTGGGTATGCTGCAAAAAGGTCGTCTGCGCGTGCTGGTTGCAACCGATGTTGCCGCCCGCGGTATTGACGTGCAAGGCATCAGCCACGCCATCAACTTCGATCTGCCGATGCAGGCTGAAGACTACGTTCACCGTATTGGTCGTACCGGCCGTGCCGGTCGCAATGGTCAGGCATTTACACTGGCAACCCATGGCGAACGTCATAAAATCCGCCGCATCGAACAGTTCACCGGCCAGTCCATGCCTGCCGAAGTGATTGCTGGCCTGGAGCCGGTCAAATCGGCCGAAAGTGGTCGCGGCGCCGGCGGCGGCAAGGGTCGTAGCGGCAAGCCAAATGGCTCACGCCAGGGTCGCCCAGGTGGCGGTTCGCGCGAGAAAGATCAGGCCCGTACCGGCTTTGGTCATCGCAAAGGCGGCAGCGCCCCTTCTTACGGCGCTCGTGAAGACTCACGCTCTGCTGAAGGTCGCTCCGAGCGCGCGCGTCCTGCACGCTCTTATGACGCACCACGTGAATCGCTGATTGACCGTGCCGCCACTTCGCTGTCACGCAATCCGTTCTCATCTGATCGTCCGCGTAGCGAAAAAAGCGGTTTTGTCAAAGCTGATGCGGCACCCGCACCGCGCAAGCCACGCACCGAGTTCGCTCCTGCACCGGCTCGCAAGCCTCGCCCAAGCACCCGTTCCGACGGCGGCTTCGGTGGTGATCGCGCACCGCGTTCAGACAAGCCCGGTTTTGCTCGCAGCAAAAAGAAACCGAGTTCATCACGCACCTGGGCGTAA
- a CDS encoding cation diffusion facilitator family transporter, with amino-acid sequence MTRSTPQTDHASNMVIYIALAGNILVAISKFVAAAITGSSAMLSEGVHSVVDCTNEILLLYGVHRSRNRPDKDHPIGYGREVYFWSFVVGLLILTFGAGVSVYEGIVHIREPHPIESPHVTYIVLALAFLFEGFSWVFTVRKFRGNRPYSELFRMIVHSKDPPTFIVLLEDSAAMLGLLIAFAASTCPWRWTIRHSMARRRY; translated from the coding sequence ATGACCCGAAGCACACCGCAAACTGATCACGCATCGAATATGGTCATTTATATTGCCCTGGCGGGCAATATTCTGGTGGCCATCAGCAAATTCGTCGCTGCCGCCATCACCGGCAGTTCGGCCATGCTCAGCGAGGGCGTGCACTCGGTGGTCGACTGTACCAATGAAATCCTGCTGCTGTATGGTGTCCATCGCAGCCGCAACCGGCCTGACAAAGACCACCCTATCGGCTATGGCCGCGAAGTCTACTTCTGGAGTTTTGTTGTCGGCCTGTTAATTCTGACCTTCGGCGCCGGTGTCTCGGTCTATGAGGGCATTGTCCACATCCGCGAACCGCACCCGATCGAATCACCCCATGTCACCTATATCGTGCTGGCGCTGGCTTTCCTGTTCGAAGGCTTCTCCTGGGTCTTTACCGTCAGAAAATTCAGGGGCAATCGCCCTTACTCCGAGCTGTTCCGGATGATCGTCCATAGCAAGGATCCACCTACGTTTATCGTATTGCTGGAGGATTCGGCCGCCATGCTGGGACTGCTCATCGCCTTCGCAGCGTCTACCTGTCCGTGGCGCTGGACAATCCGGCACTCGATGGCGCGGCGTCGATACTGA
- a CDS encoding class I SAM-dependent methyltransferase: MRADPTGAALPQIQEAAQRYSENARHKLAGLIHEAGPQGLPFARWMHAALYDPQAGYYAGAPLKFGDTAAAAGTALQGDFVTAPELTPWFGRSLARQIGPILAHIGTPHILEFGAGSGALAEHILQALLPEFPELQYYILDISPDLTQRQQQRLAPFGDSVHWLHSLPSGFSGCIIANEVLDAMPVSLFEWGEDGNVHELHVINKPGEASAAADPQADQEAQASSYFDFLRVPAGALLEQAVRTRMPALPGYRSEINLQGESWVAGLGQWLDQGVALLIDYGFPQHEYYHPQRSQGTLMCHLLHHAHSQVLHFPGIQDITAHVDFTAMADAALAADLEVLGYTSQARFLLNCGLLQMLSELDPDDTARYAREIGPVQKLLSEAEMGELFKVLAIGKNVDMDLMAFATGDRRHRL; this comes from the coding sequence ATGCGTGCAGACCCAACCGGCGCTGCGCTGCCCCAAATTCAGGAAGCAGCGCAGCGCTATAGCGAAAACGCCCGGCACAAGCTTGCCGGGCTTATTCATGAAGCCGGCCCCCAGGGGCTGCCCTTCGCGCGCTGGATGCATGCAGCGTTGTACGATCCTCAAGCTGGCTATTACGCCGGCGCCCCCCTCAAATTCGGCGATACCGCAGCCGCAGCAGGCACCGCACTGCAAGGCGACTTTGTCACGGCACCAGAACTGACGCCGTGGTTCGGCCGCAGTCTGGCCAGGCAAATCGGCCCCATCCTTGCCCATATCGGCACCCCTCATATTCTGGAATTCGGCGCCGGCTCCGGCGCGCTGGCCGAGCATATATTGCAAGCCCTGCTGCCCGAGTTTCCCGAACTGCAATATTACATTCTTGATATTTCACCGGATCTGACGCAGCGACAACAACAACGGCTTGCCCCTTTTGGAGACAGCGTGCATTGGCTGCACAGTCTGCCTTCGGGCTTTAGCGGCTGCATCATTGCCAACGAAGTGCTCGACGCCATGCCCGTCTCGCTGTTCGAATGGGGCGAAGATGGCAATGTCCATGAACTGCACGTCATCAACAAACCAGGTGAGGCATCAGCAGCCGCAGACCCGCAAGCGGACCAGGAGGCACAGGCCTCGTCATATTTTGATTTTCTGCGCGTTCCCGCCGGCGCACTGCTGGAGCAGGCCGTAAGGACGCGCATGCCTGCGCTGCCCGGCTATCGATCCGAAATAAACCTGCAAGGCGAATCCTGGGTCGCGGGTCTGGGACAGTGGCTGGATCAGGGTGTCGCTCTGCTGATCGACTACGGTTTTCCACAGCACGAGTACTATCATCCGCAACGCAGCCAGGGCACACTCATGTGCCACCTGCTGCATCATGCGCATAGTCAGGTGCTGCATTTCCCCGGGATTCAGGACATTACCGCACACGTAGACTTTACCGCCATGGCCGATGCGGCACTGGCAGCAGATCTGGAAGTGCTGGGCTACACCTCGCAAGCCCGTTTTCTGCTCAACTGCGGCCTGCTGCAGATGCTCAGCGAGCTGGACCCCGACGACACGGCACGCTATGCGCGCGAAATTGGCCCGGTACAAAAGCTGCTGTCAGAAGCAGAGATGGGAGAACTGTTCAAGGTGCTGGCCATCGGCAAAAATGTAGATATGGATCTGATGGCGTTTGCCACGGGAGATCGCCGCCATCGCCTGTGA